A stretch of the Serratia marcescens genome encodes the following:
- the soxR gene encoding redox-sensitive transcriptional activator SoxR yields MARNEPIDTYRLLTVGEVAKRSGVAVSALHFYESKGLIQATRNAGNQRRYTPVVLRYIAVIKIAQSAGIPLEEIRATLGRFPTGSKLTSEQWGILSSAWRKTLDERIQRLTVLRDHLDSCIGCGCLSLTDCPLRNPNDILGQQGAGAHIFERPTEHR; encoded by the coding sequence ATGGCAAGAAATGAACCGATTGACACCTATCGGCTATTGACCGTGGGGGAAGTGGCGAAGCGCAGCGGTGTGGCGGTATCCGCGCTGCACTTTTACGAGAGTAAGGGGCTGATTCAGGCAACGCGCAACGCCGGTAACCAGCGCCGCTACACGCCGGTGGTCTTGCGCTACATCGCGGTGATCAAAATCGCGCAAAGCGCGGGCATTCCGCTGGAGGAGATCCGCGCCACGCTGGGCCGCTTTCCCACCGGCAGCAAGCTGACCTCCGAACAATGGGGGATTTTGTCCTCCGCCTGGCGCAAAACGCTGGATGAGCGCATTCAGCGGCTGACGGTGCTGCGCGACCATCTCGACAGCTGCATCGGCTGCGGCTGCCTGTCGCTCACCGACTGCCCGCTGCGCAACCCAAACGATATTTTGGGCCAACAGGGCGCCGGCGCGCATATTTTCGAACGCCCGACGGAACACCGGTGA
- a CDS encoding efflux RND transporter periplasmic adaptor subunit, with protein sequence MMKRYLIIAALLATLAVAAVAMRSTARQNEGAPAYPPVKVALAPAVREQAARSYAGVGELEAASQVAVAAETSGRITRILFESGQTVRQGQLLVQLNDAVEQAELVRLQAQLRNADLLLARMRKLMNLNATARQQLDDALAERDMALGAVQETRAKIAQKAIRAPFAGTIGIRRVHEGQYLNAADAVANLVDADTLRVNFSLDEQSSAGLALGQAVSVQVGAYPDRAFPAAITAIDPMIGKSRTVQVQATLTNRQGLLKAGMYAGIRVTQQQRVAVLTVPETALTYTAYGDTVFVAQQGEKGMTVKRVSVAVGERNDGRVEIVSGLQEGERVVTSGQLKLSDGMAAEPVAQDTLNAAQAGS encoded by the coding sequence ATGATGAAACGATACCTCATTATTGCCGCGCTGCTGGCGACGCTCGCCGTCGCCGCCGTGGCGATGCGTTCCACCGCGCGACAAAACGAAGGCGCGCCGGCCTATCCGCCGGTGAAAGTGGCGCTGGCGCCTGCCGTGCGTGAACAGGCGGCGCGCAGCTATGCCGGCGTGGGCGAGCTGGAGGCGGCCAGCCAGGTGGCAGTGGCAGCGGAGACCAGCGGGCGCATCACGCGCATTTTGTTTGAATCCGGCCAAACGGTGCGGCAGGGACAGCTGCTGGTGCAGCTCAACGATGCGGTCGAGCAGGCTGAGCTGGTGCGCCTGCAGGCGCAATTGCGCAATGCCGATCTGCTGTTGGCGCGTATGCGCAAGCTGATGAACCTCAACGCCACCGCGCGGCAACAGTTGGACGATGCGCTGGCCGAACGGGATATGGCGCTCGGTGCGGTGCAGGAAACGCGGGCCAAAATCGCGCAAAAGGCGATCCGCGCGCCGTTCGCCGGCACCATCGGCATTCGCCGCGTGCATGAAGGGCAATACCTCAACGCCGCCGACGCGGTGGCGAACCTGGTGGACGCCGATACGCTGCGCGTCAACTTCTCGCTGGACGAACAAAGCAGCGCCGGGCTGGCGCTGGGGCAGGCGGTGTCGGTGCAGGTTGGGGCGTATCCCGATCGCGCTTTCCCCGCCGCCATTACCGCTATCGACCCGATGATCGGCAAATCCCGCACCGTGCAGGTGCAGGCGACGTTGACCAACCGCCAAGGGTTGCTGAAGGCCGGCATGTACGCCGGCATTCGCGTCACGCAGCAGCAGCGCGTGGCGGTGTTGACGGTGCCGGAAACGGCGCTGACCTACACGGCCTACGGTGATACCGTGTTCGTGGCGCAGCAGGGTGAAAAGGGCATGACGGTCAAACGGGTTTCGGTCGCCGTGGGTGAGCGCAACGACGGGCGCGTCGAGATCGTCAGCGGCCTGCAGGAAGGCGAGCGGGTGGTGACCTCGGGTCAGCTCAAGCTGAGCGACGGCATGGCGGCCGAACCGGTGGCGCAGGATACGCTGAACGCCGCCCAGGCCGGTTCTTGA